In Sporosarcina psychrophila, a genomic segment contains:
- a CDS encoding dihydroorotase translates to MQKLIQGVQMLNGDGELVTADVKVTGDKITEIGKQLPVEHAEVIDGKGLLLAPGFIDVHVHLREPGGEHKETIESGTLAAAKGGYTTICAMPNTRPVPDTKENLTFVNDLIAQKSLIRVLPYASITIREAGKERTNLAELKEHGAFAFTDDGVGIQQAGMMYEAMQEAAKIGMPIVAHCEDNTLIYGGAMHEGKRNKELGLPGIPSIAESVHIARDILLAEAAGAHYHVCHVSTKESVRVIRDAKKAGVHVTAEVSPHHLLLSEDDIPGDDADWKMNPPLRGTEDLAALREGLLDGTLDFIATDHAPHTAEEKAVGFAKAPFGITGFETAFPLLYTNFVKKGTWTLQQLIDWMTKKPADVFGLPYGKIEVGGTADLVLLDLNKEAKIDRTTFVSKGKNTPFDGLTCTGWPVKTIFGGKVVWEDGQ, encoded by the coding sequence ATGCAGAAACTTATTCAAGGGGTTCAGATGCTAAACGGTGACGGGGAACTTGTCACAGCAGATGTAAAAGTAACGGGTGATAAAATTACGGAAATCGGTAAGCAGTTACCAGTAGAACACGCTGAAGTAATCGACGGCAAAGGACTTTTACTAGCACCCGGCTTCATAGATGTCCACGTGCATCTTCGTGAACCGGGCGGAGAGCATAAAGAGACAATCGAAAGCGGAACATTGGCAGCAGCAAAAGGCGGTTACACAACTATCTGTGCAATGCCAAATACACGGCCTGTACCGGATACAAAAGAAAATCTGACATTTGTCAATGACTTAATCGCACAGAAGTCCTTAATCCGTGTCCTTCCATACGCATCTATTACAATTCGGGAAGCCGGTAAAGAACGGACGAATCTCGCAGAACTAAAAGAACACGGAGCTTTCGCATTTACGGATGATGGTGTTGGTATACAACAGGCTGGAATGATGTACGAAGCGATGCAGGAAGCAGCTAAAATCGGTATGCCGATTGTTGCACACTGTGAAGATAATACGCTTATCTACGGTGGTGCTATGCATGAAGGCAAACGTAATAAGGAACTGGGACTTCCAGGAATTCCTTCTATAGCAGAATCGGTCCATATCGCTCGGGATATTTTATTAGCTGAAGCGGCAGGCGCTCATTATCATGTTTGCCACGTCAGCACGAAAGAGTCGGTTCGAGTAATCCGTGACGCGAAGAAAGCGGGGGTCCATGTGACTGCTGAAGTAAGTCCGCATCATCTTCTACTGTCGGAAGATGATATTCCAGGCGATGATGCCGATTGGAAAATGAATCCGCCGCTTCGCGGAACAGAAGATCTCGCAGCACTACGCGAAGGATTGCTCGACGGCACACTGGATTTCATAGCAACAGATCACGCACCGCATACTGCGGAAGAGAAAGCAGTCGGTTTTGCAAAAGCACCATTCGGCATTACTGGTTTTGAAACAGCGTTCCCACTCCTTTATACGAACTTTGTTAAAAAAGGAACATGGACATTGCAGCAGCTCATCGATTGGATGACGAAAAAACCAGCGGATGTATTCGGCTTACCATACGGTAAAATTGAAGTTGGAGGCACTGCGGATTTAGTATTACTTGATTTGAACAAAGAAGCAAAAATAGATCGCACAACATTTGTATCTAAAGGTAAGAACACACCATTTGACGGTTTGACATGCACAGGATGGCCAGTTAAAACGATTTTCGGTGGAAAAGTAGTTTGGGAGGATGGACAATGA
- the ileS gene encoding isoleucine--tRNA ligase has translation MEYKDTLLMPKTEFPMRGNLPNKEPLLQEKWAEMDIYKKVQERTAGRPFFVLHDGPPYANGDLHMGHAMNKVLKDMIVRHKSMTGFHAPYVPGWDTHGLPIEQALVNKGVKRKEMSVAEFRKMCEEYALGQIDNQRSQFKRIGVRGDWDNPYITLKPAFEARQIQVFGEMAKKGYIYKGLKPVYWSPSSESALAEAEIEYQDKKSPSIYVSFPVKDGLGVIDEDVNFLIWTTTPWTIPANLGISVHPEFEYVIVKAGEEKFLIAKDLLTFVAEELGWEDHVVECELKGSELDRVVAKHPLYDRDSLVMLGDHVTAEAGTGCVHTAPGHGEDDFYVSKSYGIDALSPIDDRGVMTDEAPGFEGLFYEDANKAVTEALDKVGALKKLSFITHSYPHDWRTKKPVIYRATAQWFASIESFRTELLDAIKNTKFTPSWGETRLYNMVRDRGDWCISRQRVWGVPIPVFYAENGEPIITDETIANVSELFRENGSNVWFEREAKDLLPEGFTHEGSPNGEFTKETDIMDVWFDSGSTHQGVLVERDDLVYPADLYLEGSDQYRGWFNSSLTTSVAINGHAPYKGLLSHGFTLDGEGRKMSKSIGNVIIPAKVMNQLGADILRLWVSSVDYTADVRVSDSNFKQVSEVYRKIRNTLRFLHGNTSDFNPATDAVAFENLRTVDKFVYVRLQDLIKEVREAYENYEFAGVYHAVNNFCTGELSSFYLDIAKDVVYIEGADHPHRRAMQTVMYETLITLLKLLTPIVPHTTDEMWAFIEHKTEESIQLTDMPEAQDLGQEAQALRERFATLMLVRDDVLKALEEARNSKIIGKSLEAKVTVAVPEKLADVFAADDIDFAQFFIVSKFAEGDIANMPEGTLKLDAVSVLVENADGEKCERCWTISETIGSDETHPTLCTRCAEVVKVHYS, from the coding sequence ATGGAGTACAAAGATACATTACTTATGCCGAAAACAGAATTCCCGATGAGAGGTAACTTACCTAACAAAGAGCCATTACTGCAAGAAAAATGGGCAGAGATGGACATTTATAAAAAAGTACAGGAACGAACTGCGGGTCGCCCGTTCTTCGTATTACACGATGGTCCTCCATATGCGAATGGTGATCTTCATATGGGTCACGCCATGAACAAAGTATTGAAAGATATGATTGTCCGCCACAAATCAATGACAGGTTTCCACGCGCCATACGTTCCAGGCTGGGATACACATGGACTGCCGATTGAACAGGCATTAGTGAACAAAGGCGTAAAAAGAAAAGAAATGTCAGTAGCAGAATTCCGTAAAATGTGTGAGGAATATGCGCTTGGCCAGATTGACAATCAGCGTAGCCAGTTCAAACGGATTGGTGTACGTGGCGATTGGGATAATCCATATATCACGCTAAAACCAGCTTTTGAGGCGCGTCAAATTCAAGTGTTTGGTGAAATGGCTAAAAAAGGATATATCTATAAAGGATTGAAACCAGTTTATTGGTCACCATCAAGTGAATCTGCACTTGCTGAGGCGGAAATCGAGTACCAGGATAAGAAATCACCATCTATCTATGTTAGTTTCCCTGTGAAAGATGGACTTGGCGTAATTGATGAAGATGTTAACTTCTTAATCTGGACGACAACTCCATGGACGATTCCTGCAAACCTTGGGATTTCTGTCCATCCGGAATTTGAATACGTTATTGTTAAAGCGGGAGAAGAGAAATTCCTTATCGCTAAAGATTTACTTACGTTTGTCGCAGAAGAACTTGGCTGGGAAGACCATGTTGTTGAGTGTGAACTGAAAGGTTCTGAACTCGACCGTGTTGTTGCGAAGCACCCATTGTATGACCGCGATTCGCTTGTTATGCTCGGTGATCATGTTACAGCCGAAGCGGGTACTGGATGTGTCCATACAGCTCCAGGCCACGGGGAAGACGACTTCTACGTGTCTAAATCATATGGTATTGATGCCCTTTCTCCTATCGATGATCGCGGTGTTATGACTGATGAAGCGCCAGGCTTCGAAGGTCTGTTTTATGAAGATGCAAATAAAGCAGTTACAGAGGCACTCGACAAAGTGGGCGCGCTTAAGAAATTATCATTCATCACCCACTCGTATCCACACGATTGGCGCACGAAAAAACCGGTTATTTACCGCGCGACTGCACAATGGTTCGCTTCAATTGAATCGTTCCGTACCGAATTACTTGATGCTATCAAAAATACGAAATTCACACCTTCATGGGGCGAAACAAGATTGTATAACATGGTTCGAGACCGTGGTGACTGGTGTATTTCACGTCAGCGTGTATGGGGTGTTCCAATTCCAGTGTTTTACGCTGAAAACGGTGAACCAATCATTACAGATGAAACAATTGCCAACGTTTCGGAATTGTTCCGTGAAAACGGATCGAATGTCTGGTTCGAACGAGAAGCAAAAGATTTACTGCCAGAAGGTTTCACCCACGAAGGCAGTCCGAACGGAGAGTTTACAAAAGAGACGGACATCATGGACGTTTGGTTCGATTCAGGCTCAACACACCAAGGTGTGCTAGTAGAACGGGATGATCTCGTTTACCCGGCGGACCTGTATCTTGAAGGATCTGACCAATACCGTGGATGGTTTAACTCATCACTCACGACAAGTGTTGCCATCAATGGCCATGCACCATATAAAGGCTTGCTAAGCCATGGTTTCACTCTTGACGGAGAAGGACGTAAAATGAGTAAATCAATCGGGAACGTAATCATTCCCGCAAAAGTAATGAACCAGCTTGGTGCAGACATTCTTCGCCTGTGGGTATCATCTGTTGATTATACAGCGGATGTACGGGTTTCTGATTCTAACTTCAAGCAAGTTTCTGAAGTATATAGAAAAATTCGTAACACACTGCGTTTCCTACACGGCAATACATCAGATTTCAATCCGGCTACAGATGCTGTGGCATTTGAAAATCTTCGTACAGTAGACAAATTTGTCTATGTGAGACTACAGGATTTGATCAAAGAAGTGCGTGAAGCTTATGAAAACTACGAATTCGCTGGTGTTTATCATGCGGTGAATAACTTCTGTACAGGTGAATTAAGCTCGTTCTACCTAGATATCGCCAAAGACGTTGTTTACATCGAAGGTGCAGATCATCCACATCGTCGTGCGATGCAAACAGTGATGTATGAAACGCTGATTACGCTGTTGAAATTGTTAACACCTATTGTGCCGCATACGACAGATGAAATGTGGGCATTTATCGAGCACAAGACCGAAGAAAGTATTCAGCTGACAGATATGCCAGAAGCACAAGATCTGGGACAAGAAGCACAGGCATTGCGTGAGCGTTTCGCAACATTGATGCTTGTTCGTGACGATGTCCTGAAGGCACTGGAAGAAGCGCGTAATAGTAAAATTATCGGGAAATCGCTTGAAGCGAAAGTAACGGTTGCTGTCCCTGAAAAACTGGCAGATGTATTCGCAGCGGATGATATTGACTTCGCACAATTCTTTATCGTATCGAAGTTTGCTGAAGGAGATATCGCTAACATGCCGGAAGGTACTTTGAAACTGGATGCTGTAAGTGTTCTTGTTGAAAATGCAGATGGCGAAAAATGTGAGCGTTGCTGGACGATTTCTGAAACAATCGGCTCAGACGAAACACATCCTACACTATGTACACGTTGTGCAGAAGTTGTAAAAGTGCATTATTCGTAA
- a CDS encoding carbamoyl phosphate synthase small subunit: MKKRMLILEDGTIFEGIAFGSDEASIGETVFTTGMTGYQETISNPSGAGQIIVMTYPLIGNYGINRDDYESIEPAASGLVVRELADEPSNFRSGMTLCELLTMKGIPGIQGIDTRKLTRLLRDKGALKGILTAAGEEVNVQETVAHVASYVLPTDLVARVSTQKPYPSPGRGERIILIDYGMKHGILRELNERDCDVIVVPYNTTTKEILSLSPDGIVLSNGPGNPMDVEGTVEVIKELLGKAPMFGIGLGHQLFALACGARTVKLKNSHMGGNHPVKDLATGRTELTSQCHGYSVDEESLAGTNLEVTHKALNDGSVEGVKSTKYEAFSVQFHPEASPGPEDSKHLFDRFMDIMKTSSREGNFNA, encoded by the coding sequence ATGAAAAAAAGAATGCTTATTTTAGAAGACGGCACAATTTTTGAAGGAATCGCTTTTGGTTCCGACGAGGCTTCAATCGGTGAAACAGTATTCACAACTGGGATGACGGGCTATCAGGAAACCATTTCCAATCCTTCGGGAGCTGGACAAATCATTGTGATGACCTACCCGCTTATCGGTAACTATGGCATTAACCGAGACGATTACGAATCAATTGAACCAGCAGCAAGCGGCTTAGTCGTTCGTGAACTAGCGGACGAGCCATCGAACTTCCGAAGCGGCATGACGCTTTGCGAACTGTTGACGATGAAGGGCATTCCTGGAATTCAAGGAATCGATACACGTAAACTAACACGGTTGCTACGCGACAAAGGGGCACTAAAAGGGATTTTGACTGCTGCAGGAGAAGAAGTAAACGTGCAAGAAACGGTTGCGCATGTCGCTTCTTACGTCTTACCGACAGATCTTGTTGCACGCGTTTCGACACAAAAACCTTATCCAAGTCCAGGTCGCGGAGAGCGAATCATCCTTATCGACTATGGTATGAAACATGGTATTTTACGTGAATTAAATGAGAGAGATTGTGACGTTATCGTCGTTCCATATAATACAACAACGAAAGAAATTCTTTCTTTATCACCAGATGGCATTGTGTTGTCAAATGGACCGGGCAATCCGATGGATGTTGAAGGTACAGTTGAAGTGATTAAAGAGTTGCTAGGAAAAGCCCCAATGTTCGGGATAGGGCTTGGCCATCAGCTGTTTGCCCTTGCTTGTGGAGCACGCACAGTGAAATTGAAAAATAGTCATATGGGTGGCAATCATCCCGTAAAAGATTTGGCTACAGGTAGGACGGAATTAACTTCACAATGCCATGGCTACTCAGTAGATGAAGAATCACTTGCAGGTACAAATCTTGAAGTGACACACAAAGCACTTAATGACGGCTCAGTTGAAGGTGTGAAAAGCACGAAATACGAAGCTTTTTCTGTACAGTTTCATCCGGAAGCATCACCAGGACCAGAAGATTCGAAACATCTGTTTGACCGATTCATGGATATAATGAAAACAAGCAGCCGAGAGGGGAATTTCAATGCCTAA
- the pyrR gene encoding bifunctional pyr operon transcriptional regulator/uracil phosphoribosyltransferase PyrR: MTEKANILDEQAIGRAVTRIAHEIIERNKGIDACILVGIKTRGAFLAKRLAEKIELIEGKPIKAGELDITLYRDDLTLKHSNNEPLVQQVDIKHDVTDMKVILVDDVLYTGRTVRAAMDAVMDLGRPASIQLAVLVDRGHRELPIRPDFVGKNIPTSSDERVVVSVEETDGKDSVSIHSK; the protein is encoded by the coding sequence ATGACGGAAAAAGCAAATATTCTAGATGAACAGGCAATTGGCAGGGCGGTTACCCGAATTGCACACGAAATAATTGAACGCAACAAAGGAATTGACGCTTGTATTCTTGTCGGCATCAAAACACGCGGTGCTTTCTTAGCGAAAAGACTTGCTGAAAAGATTGAACTTATCGAAGGAAAACCGATTAAAGCCGGTGAACTTGATATCACACTATATAGGGATGACCTCACGTTGAAACATAGTAACAATGAACCGCTTGTTCAGCAGGTAGACATCAAGCATGACGTGACAGATATGAAAGTAATTTTGGTAGACGACGTTCTCTATACAGGTAGAACAGTTCGGGCAGCGATGGATGCAGTTATGGACCTTGGAAGACCAGCATCAATCCAACTAGCAGTACTTGTTGACCGTGGTCACCGTGAATTGCCAATACGACCAGACTTCGTCGGTAAAAACATCCCAACTTCAAGTGATGAGCGAGTCGTCGTGAGTGTAGAAGAAACAGATGGCAAAGATAGCGTGTCGATTCATTCTAAATAG
- a CDS encoding RNA-binding protein, whose translation METILQHFRKDEQPFIEMAIGWIREVEDTYSPKLTGFLDPRQQRIVESLAGSSMLLVGLYGAFPEAERRRVLIYPDYYVPEPVDYRIAIFDVKYASKFLKLDHKDILGSMMSLGIDRSKFGDIRVVDDQVQFAVADELKDYMTANFLSIGKAKVTVEESNRPEDWIVTTDTWTEEMHIVSSLRLDVVTAALVTIPRQKAATLVHGEKVKVNWAVRDQPAFELQESDMISIRGSGRFKVIAIEGRTRKDKIRLVVGKLE comes from the coding sequence ATGGAAACTATACTGCAGCATTTCAGAAAAGATGAACAGCCTTTCATCGAAATGGCGATTGGCTGGATACGTGAAGTGGAAGATACCTATTCACCAAAACTAACAGGATTCTTGGATCCTAGGCAGCAGCGCATTGTAGAATCTCTTGCGGGCAGTTCGATGCTATTGGTCGGATTGTATGGAGCTTTTCCGGAAGCGGAAAGACGAAGAGTTCTTATCTATCCAGATTATTATGTACCAGAACCAGTCGATTATCGAATAGCTATTTTTGATGTGAAGTATGCTTCTAAGTTTTTGAAACTTGATCACAAGGACATCCTGGGCTCGATGATGTCATTAGGCATTGACCGTTCGAAATTCGGGGACATCCGAGTGGTTGATGATCAAGTCCAGTTTGCAGTCGCAGATGAGTTAAAGGATTATATGACGGCTAATTTTTTATCGATTGGGAAAGCGAAAGTGACGGTTGAAGAAAGTAATCGTCCGGAAGACTGGATAGTCACGACAGATACATGGACAGAAGAAATGCATATCGTTAGTTCATTACGACTCGACGTAGTAACAGCGGCATTAGTAACTATTCCACGCCAAAAAGCGGCGACGCTTGTGCATGGGGAAAAAGTGAAAGTGAATTGGGCTGTTAGAGATCAGCCTGCATTTGAACTTCAAGAGTCAGATATGATATCAATTAGAGGTTCTGGCCGTTTTAAAGTGATCGCAATTGAAGGAAGAACGCGTAAAGATAAGATTCGTCTCGTTGTTGGGAAATTAGAATGA
- a CDS encoding DivIVA domain-containing protein encodes MALSPLDIHNKEFANKFRGYDEDEVNEFLEQIMKDFENILEENKTLKSNLKQSEEQVSHFNSIEQTLQKSILIAQEAAEDVRRNSMKESKLIVKEAEKNADRIVNEALSRARRISVEIEDLKKQSKVFRTRFKMLIEAQLDLIQSDDWDVLLEYEIDAERLEMAADLDS; translated from the coding sequence ATGGCTTTATCACCACTTGATATACATAATAAAGAATTTGCCAATAAGTTTCGTGGATATGATGAAGATGAAGTAAATGAGTTTTTGGAACAAATCATGAAAGATTTTGAAAATATACTTGAAGAAAACAAAACATTGAAAAGCAATTTGAAACAATCAGAAGAACAGGTCTCCCATTTTAACTCAATCGAGCAAACGCTACAAAAATCGATTCTTATCGCTCAGGAAGCTGCGGAAGACGTTCGTCGCAACTCTATGAAAGAATCGAAATTGATTGTCAAGGAAGCAGAAAAAAATGCGGATCGAATTGTCAATGAGGCACTTTCCCGCGCGCGTAGAATTTCTGTGGAAATTGAAGATCTTAAGAAACAGTCGAAGGTTTTCCGTACACGTTTCAAAATGCTCATTGAAGCGCAACTTGATCTGATTCAGTCAGATGATTGGGACGTTTTACTTGAGTATGAAATCGATGCGGAGCGTTTAGAAATGGCAGCCGACCTGGATTCATAA
- the lspA gene encoding signal peptidase II, whose translation MFIYYGLAAFVIILDQFTKWLVVKNMELGEKISIADPYLGLLSHRNKGAAWGMLEGQMWLFYIVTVAVAIGIIYFFHKEAKGQPLFGFSLMFLLGGAIGNFIDRLWRKEVVDFVDVTIPVINYDFPIFNVADAALTVGVIMIIIHIIMDEKKNKKKVS comes from the coding sequence TTGTTCATTTATTACGGATTAGCGGCATTCGTCATTATTTTGGATCAGTTTACGAAATGGCTAGTCGTTAAAAACATGGAGCTCGGCGAAAAAATTAGCATTGCAGATCCTTATTTAGGGCTTCTTTCTCATCGCAACAAGGGAGCCGCTTGGGGTATGCTTGAAGGACAAATGTGGTTATTTTATATTGTCACAGTTGCCGTTGCAATTGGTATTATTTATTTCTTCCATAAAGAAGCGAAAGGGCAACCGCTCTTTGGATTCAGTTTAATGTTTCTTCTTGGTGGTGCGATTGGTAATTTTATCGATCGTCTGTGGCGCAAGGAAGTTGTCGATTTTGTCGATGTCACAATCCCGGTTATCAACTACGATTTTCCAATCTTTAATGTTGCAGATGCAGCGTTAACGGTCGGTGTGATTATGATCATCATTCATATTATTATGGATGAAAAAAAGAACAAGAAAAAGGTGTCGTAA
- a CDS encoding uracil-xanthine permease family protein — MDEKVLDVHEKPAPARWIILSLQHMFAMFGATILVPQLVGLSPAIALLTSGIATIVFILVTRFQVPAYLGSSFAFIIPIQVATQTGGIGSAMIGSMFVALVYGIISLLIWKTGYNWIMKVLPPIVVAPVIIVIGLALSPTAISMASTIQVGDEKVYNLLHFSAALVTLAAAIICLMFFKGIISLMPILIGIIVGYIYSAFIGILDFTKVMEAKWFEFPEMLIPGVDYDFVITPTLLFLMVPIAIVTISEHIGHQLVLGRIVGRDYIKNPGLNRSLLGDGLGTLISGLVGGPPKTTYGENIGVLALTRVYSVYVILGAAVFAIAFSFLGKVMALIATIPTAVLGGVSILLFGIIASSGLRMLVDHKIDFGSQRNLVIASVILVIGIGGASIEFSDTFQIEGMALAAIIGVILNLVLPGRTNESLVDEKE; from the coding sequence ATGGATGAAAAAGTGTTAGATGTGCATGAAAAACCGGCACCAGCTAGGTGGATTATCCTTAGTTTACAACATATGTTTGCCATGTTTGGAGCAACAATATTAGTACCTCAGCTCGTCGGATTAAGTCCGGCAATCGCCCTTCTGACAAGTGGTATTGCAACAATCGTCTTTATCCTTGTTACACGATTCCAAGTGCCGGCGTACTTAGGCTCATCTTTCGCCTTCATTATCCCGATACAAGTCGCAACTCAAACGGGTGGAATTGGCAGTGCGATGATAGGAAGCATGTTTGTGGCACTTGTCTACGGAATTATTTCATTGCTCATTTGGAAAACGGGCTACAATTGGATCATGAAAGTTTTGCCACCGATTGTTGTAGCGCCTGTCATCATCGTAATTGGACTGGCACTTTCACCAACTGCAATCAGCATGGCAAGTACCATCCAAGTTGGAGATGAAAAGGTATATAACCTGCTTCATTTCTCGGCTGCACTTGTTACGCTAGCAGCTGCTATCATCTGCCTCATGTTTTTCAAGGGAATCATTAGCTTAATGCCAATCCTAATCGGCATCATCGTCGGTTACATTTACTCGGCTTTCATCGGGATCTTAGATTTTACAAAAGTTATGGAAGCAAAGTGGTTTGAATTTCCGGAAATGTTAATTCCAGGTGTGGATTATGATTTCGTCATTACACCTACACTGCTCTTTCTTATGGTGCCAATAGCAATTGTCACAATATCGGAGCATATCGGCCATCAACTTGTCCTTGGACGAATCGTTGGAAGAGATTACATAAAAAATCCAGGATTGAACCGCTCATTACTAGGTGATGGACTTGGAACACTCATAAGTGGTCTTGTAGGAGGTCCACCTAAAACGACATACGGTGAAAATATCGGTGTTCTTGCGCTTACTCGAGTTTACAGTGTCTATGTCATTTTAGGAGCTGCTGTTTTCGCCATAGCCTTCTCCTTCTTAGGAAAAGTGATGGCATTGATTGCGACGATTCCGACGGCAGTGCTCGGCGGGGTTTCAATTCTCTTGTTCGGAATTATTGCTTCATCTGGCTTGCGCATGCTCGTGGATCACAAAATTGATTTTGGCAGCCAGCGTAATCTTGTCATCGCCTCAGTCATTCTAGTCATTGGAATCGGGGGGGCGAGCATCGAATTTAGTGATACTTTCCAAATTGAAGGAATGGCCCTAGCGGCAATTATCGGTGTGATACTCAACTTGGTCCTGCCGGGGAGAACAAATGAAAGTCTAGTTGACGAAAAAGAATAG
- a CDS encoding RluA family pseudouridine synthase has protein sequence MEKIEIEITEEHKGSRIDKALSAVNPEWSRTQIQSWLKDSLVLVSGIQVKPNYKVRLGDIVTVEEPELEVLDMVAEELNLDIVYEDKDVLVVNKARGMVVHPAPGHPSGTVVNGLMHHCTDLSGINGVVRPGIVHRIDKDTSGLLMVAKNDKAHVSLVDQLVNRSVTRVYTALVHGHIPHDNGTIDAPIGRDQRERQNMAIVDKGRHAVTHFKVIERFGDYTLVECRLETGRTHQIRVHMKYIGYPLVGDPKYGPKKTLQFNGQVLHAGTLGFDHPVTGEYLEFNSPLPEDFKDLVDEVRKSVDKTEE, from the coding sequence ATGGAAAAAATAGAAATTGAAATAACTGAAGAACACAAAGGAAGCCGAATAGACAAAGCTTTGTCTGCAGTCAATCCTGAATGGTCACGTACGCAAATTCAATCATGGCTGAAAGACAGCCTTGTTCTAGTAAGCGGAATTCAAGTGAAACCTAATTATAAAGTAAGACTGGGAGATATAGTGACGGTGGAAGAACCTGAACTGGAAGTGCTTGACATGGTTGCTGAGGAATTAAATCTCGATATCGTCTATGAAGATAAGGACGTACTCGTTGTCAATAAAGCGCGTGGCATGGTTGTTCATCCTGCGCCAGGTCATCCATCAGGAACGGTCGTAAATGGTCTTATGCACCACTGCACGGACCTTTCAGGTATTAACGGAGTGGTGCGCCCAGGGATTGTCCATCGTATTGATAAAGATACGTCAGGGCTTTTGATGGTCGCGAAAAATGATAAGGCACATGTATCGTTAGTAGACCAGCTTGTGAACAGGTCAGTAACGCGTGTTTATACTGCACTTGTCCATGGCCATATACCACATGATAATGGAACAATTGACGCGCCAATCGGCCGTGATCAACGGGAACGACAAAATATGGCTATCGTTGATAAAGGAAGGCATGCGGTAACGCACTTCAAAGTAATCGAACGGTTCGGGGATTATACGCTTGTCGAATGCAGATTAGAAACAGGCAGAACGCATCAAATTCGGGTGCATATGAAATATATTGGTTATCCACTTGTTGGAGATCCGAAATATGGACCGAAAAAAACACTTCAATTTAATGGACAAGTATTGCATGCAGGTACGCTCGGTTTTGATCATCCCGTAACAGGTGAGTACTTGGAATTCAACAGTCCTCTACCTGAAGACTTTAAAGACTTGGTTGATGAAGTTAGGAAAAGCGTTGACAAAACAGAAGAGTAA
- a CDS encoding aspartate carbamoyltransferase catalytic subunit encodes MQHLVSMKHLTEEEIMAILDRADTFKKRGVRELPGKYSVSNLFFEPSTRTKMSFEMAQRKLGLDVLPFESSFSSTLKGETLYDTVKTLEAIGVDALVIRHPEDGYYEQLIGRTSVSIINGGDGSGQHPTQSLLDLFTIKEEFGSFQGLNVLITGDITHSRVARSNADALTKLGANVTFLCPAEWAGEFNSVDSWDEVIKNSDVVMLLRVQHERHEAEINFAGESYHERYGLTEAREQLMKENAIIMHPGPFNRGVEIADTLIECPKSRIFKQMENGVYIRMAVLEAVLKGRN; translated from the coding sequence ATGCAGCATCTTGTTTCGATGAAACACCTGACTGAAGAAGAAATTATGGCAATCCTTGATCGTGCTGATACATTCAAAAAACGTGGAGTCCGAGAATTGCCCGGGAAATATAGTGTCAGTAACTTATTTTTTGAACCGAGTACACGAACGAAAATGAGTTTTGAAATGGCACAACGGAAACTCGGACTTGATGTATTGCCATTCGAATCCAGCTTCTCTAGTACATTAAAAGGAGAAACGCTTTATGACACAGTCAAAACGCTCGAAGCAATAGGTGTCGATGCACTTGTTATCCGTCATCCCGAAGATGGTTACTATGAGCAGTTGATTGGTAGAACGTCAGTTTCTATCATTAATGGAGGAGACGGTTCAGGTCAGCATCCGACTCAATCACTGCTGGATTTATTCACAATTAAAGAAGAGTTTGGTTCATTTCAAGGATTGAACGTACTGATTACAGGGGATATCACACATAGCCGAGTTGCACGGTCCAATGCCGATGCTCTGACGAAGCTTGGCGCAAACGTGACATTCCTTTGCCCGGCTGAATGGGCAGGCGAATTCAACAGTGTGGATTCGTGGGATGAAGTGATTAAAAACAGTGATGTGGTTATGCTGCTACGGGTTCAACATGAAAGACACGAGGCAGAAATAAACTTTGCTGGTGAAAGTTATCATGAAAGATACGGCCTGACAGAAGCCCGCGAGCAGCTAATGAAAGAAAATGCAATCATCATGCATCCCGGACCATTTAACCGAGGTGTGGAAATAGCAGATACCTTAATCGAATGTCCGAAATCACGGATTTTCAAACAAATGGAAAATGGTGTATACATACGGATGGCCGTATTAGAAGCAGTATTGAAAGGGAGGAATTGA